Proteins co-encoded in one Nostoc sp. C052 genomic window:
- a CDS encoding strawberry notch family protein, producing the protein MVQQLFTQGFLFDFQTVLDYGQSILSVGQELLKTLLENRPLSTKTVQAQMNRHFHGTAAEGRWQWKDAYEAVEVAQILYLRQKGYKLLLESPLTVLLELQKLVALCPTQTRRSEESVKLQQFSTPLPLSFLVAKAGFIQATDLVLEPSAGTGLLAQMAKLHSASLMLNELAPDRSKILRRLFAGTPLFSVNAEQINDYLVGKTQPSVVLMNPPFSSSPKISSRNPDATPRHINSALQRLADGGRLVTITANWFSPANPSWRETFVRWHSEARVLMSVGVNGKVYSKHGTQIDTRITVIDKVPADSSEIPCITETLNLPEILALIQQLPGRSSLTLPQASQWNAATIKAAVVAAKVVKLPTKRTAIALPEPSAEIPDVVILEYEVVEWFATDGLKDTLYETYRPQRIRIKDALPHPSLLCESAALALVSPPPPTYKPHLPRNIVSQGLLSEAQLESVIYAGQAHGEFLSGSYIVDDSWDNVTVAATGEENAVKFRRGWFLGDGTGAGKGRQCAGIILDNWCQERRKAIWVSKSSALIEDARRDWCALGGSEKDIIDLSNIKLGDPIPFTQGILFCTYSTLRSQKNGKSRLKQIVEWAGIGFEGAIAFDECHSMGNAMAQEGKLGMVAASQQGIVGLRLQNALPQARVFYVSATGATKVSNLSYANRLGLWQTGDFPFTSREDFVESIEGGGIAAMEVVARDLKALGLYLARSLSFEGVEYQTLEIELTPTQERIYNSYSDAFGVIHNNLDKALEACNITGAKTYNRAAKMSANSQFESHKQRFFNHLLTGMKCPQLIKAIEQDLSLGLAVVIQIVSTNEELLKRRLDEVTASEWKDLNLDLTPREYVMDYLMSAFPVHLHSIHSGVDGEERSEPVFDADGSPVISQEAVALRDALVDKLACLDPIPGALEQLLWHFGHKQIAEVTGRSKRVLKDDSGRLFVDSRGSGANIAETAAFMQGDKQILIFSDAGGTGRSYHADLNAANRRRRSHYLLEAGWRADNAIQGLGRSHRTNQASAPVFRPVTTNVIGERRFISTIARRLDSLGALTRGQRQTGGNGIFEAKDNLESQYAEYALYELFKQIFQGRFYEVSLGKFEQMTGLSLTSHEGGMKIDLPPLRQFLNRLLALRIDMQNTIFERFELLLSQQIEAAIAAGVYEMGVETLRAERFAVESQEAVYTHAQTGSVTNYLKVERTQKNNIKTADEMLEFATQYQGRLMINSKSGNAAVSIPTHSIYDADGGVVPRVLLVRPQKETRIPVKDLESSTWKAVCVDAFVAGWSTEVDALPKFTTDYLHLVTGILLPIWKILPQHNSRVFRLQTSDGQKILGRVVNAQDIQSVAEQLGLKNKLLSPQELVSLVLNEGYSQQLPGGVTLRRSYIAAEPRIELVNAISLAERLLAAGCFTEIINWKKRVFIPVSDKAPAILAAVIEILG; encoded by the coding sequence ATGGTACAGCAACTTTTCACTCAAGGTTTTCTGTTCGACTTCCAAACAGTATTAGATTATGGGCAATCAATATTAAGTGTTGGTCAAGAGCTTTTGAAAACACTACTTGAGAACCGCCCCCTCTCTACGAAAACTGTTCAAGCCCAGATGAATCGACACTTCCACGGTACTGCGGCAGAGGGCAGATGGCAGTGGAAAGATGCTTACGAAGCTGTGGAAGTGGCGCAAATTTTATATCTGCGTCAAAAAGGTTACAAGCTTTTATTAGAGTCGCCGCTAACAGTATTATTGGAATTGCAGAAGTTAGTAGCCCTTTGCCCAACGCAAACACGGCGCAGTGAAGAGTCAGTAAAGCTTCAGCAGTTCTCCACCCCTCTGCCGCTATCATTTCTGGTAGCCAAAGCAGGATTTATACAAGCTACTGATTTGGTGCTGGAGCCATCAGCCGGGACTGGTTTGTTAGCACAAATGGCTAAACTGCACAGTGCAAGTCTGATGCTCAACGAGCTTGCACCCGATAGATCGAAGATTCTGCGGCGATTATTCGCTGGTACACCACTATTCTCAGTAAACGCGGAACAAATTAACGACTATCTGGTTGGCAAGACTCAGCCCTCAGTTGTGCTGATGAATCCACCGTTTTCGTCGTCCCCGAAAATCAGCAGTCGCAACCCTGATGCCACCCCTCGCCACATCAACTCAGCATTGCAAAGGCTAGCTGACGGCGGACGACTGGTAACAATTACTGCTAACTGGTTTTCTCCGGCTAACCCAAGCTGGCGAGAGACTTTTGTTAGGTGGCACTCAGAAGCACGAGTTTTAATGTCAGTCGGGGTTAACGGCAAGGTGTACTCAAAACATGGTACGCAAATTGACACCAGAATCACAGTAATTGACAAGGTTCCGGCTGACTCCAGCGAAATACCTTGCATTACCGAAACTTTAAATCTGCCTGAAATACTGGCACTGATTCAGCAATTGCCTGGGCGTTCGTCTTTGACGTTGCCGCAGGCATCGCAATGGAATGCTGCAACTATTAAAGCTGCTGTCGTTGCAGCGAAGGTTGTTAAACTGCCAACGAAGCGTACAGCGATCGCTTTACCAGAACCCTCCGCAGAAATTCCAGATGTGGTTATTCTGGAATACGAAGTCGTCGAATGGTTTGCTACAGATGGACTCAAAGATACTTTATATGAAACCTATCGCCCACAACGAATCAGAATCAAGGACGCTTTACCTCATCCTTCCCTACTTTGCGAAAGTGCAGCCCTAGCGCTTGTCTCGCCACCACCACCCACTTACAAACCGCATCTCCCGCGAAACATTGTCTCACAAGGATTGTTATCTGAAGCACAACTTGAAAGCGTTATTTACGCAGGTCAGGCGCACGGTGAATTTCTTTCTGGGTCTTATATTGTCGATGATTCATGGGATAATGTGACTGTAGCGGCAACTGGCGAAGAAAATGCCGTAAAATTTCGTCGTGGCTGGTTCTTAGGCGATGGGACAGGCGCGGGGAAAGGAAGGCAATGTGCAGGAATCATCCTCGACAACTGGTGTCAAGAACGAAGAAAAGCCATTTGGGTATCAAAGAGTTCTGCTCTTATTGAGGACGCACGTAGAGATTGGTGTGCGCTCGGAGGTAGTGAAAAAGATATCATTGACCTGAGTAACATCAAACTTGGCGACCCCATCCCTTTCACCCAAGGTATTCTGTTCTGCACCTACTCAACTCTGCGCTCTCAAAAGAACGGCAAAAGTCGGCTTAAGCAAATCGTTGAGTGGGCTGGCATTGGCTTTGAGGGAGCGATCGCTTTCGACGAGTGCCACAGCATGGGTAACGCAATGGCACAAGAGGGCAAACTCGGTATGGTTGCAGCATCCCAGCAAGGCATTGTTGGGCTGAGGTTGCAAAATGCCTTACCCCAGGCACGGGTTTTCTACGTTTCTGCTACTGGAGCGACGAAGGTTTCTAACCTATCTTATGCAAATCGTCTGGGGCTTTGGCAGACGGGCGACTTTCCGTTTACCTCCCGTGAGGATTTTGTGGAATCCATTGAGGGCGGTGGTATCGCTGCAATGGAAGTGGTCGCCAGGGATCTCAAGGCTTTGGGACTGTATCTGGCGCGGAGCCTTTCCTTCGAGGGAGTTGAATATCAAACTCTCGAAATTGAGTTAACGCCGACTCAGGAACGGATTTATAACAGCTACTCCGATGCTTTTGGTGTTATTCATAATAATTTAGACAAAGCCTTAGAAGCTTGCAATATAACTGGCGCAAAAACGTACAATCGTGCTGCTAAGATGTCTGCCAACTCGCAGTTTGAATCGCACAAGCAAAGATTCTTCAATCATCTTCTCACAGGGATGAAATGTCCGCAGTTGATCAAAGCGATTGAGCAGGATCTATCCCTTGGTCTTGCTGTTGTCATTCAAATAGTTTCGACTAATGAAGAACTTTTGAAACGACGACTTGATGAAGTTACGGCTTCCGAATGGAAGGATCTCAATCTTGACTTGACCCCACGAGAATATGTCATGGACTACTTGATGAGTGCTTTCCCTGTTCATCTGCATTCCATTCATTCTGGCGTTGATGGAGAAGAAAGATCCGAGCCGGTCTTTGACGCTGATGGCTCTCCAGTTATTTCCCAAGAAGCTGTAGCTTTGAGAGATGCCTTAGTCGATAAGTTAGCATGTCTTGATCCAATCCCTGGCGCATTAGAACAATTGCTGTGGCATTTTGGTCACAAGCAAATTGCCGAAGTAACTGGTCGCAGCAAGCGAGTTCTGAAAGATGATTCAGGGCGTTTGTTCGTTGATTCACGGGGTAGTGGGGCGAATATTGCTGAAACTGCTGCGTTTATGCAAGGAGACAAACAAATCCTCATCTTCAGTGACGCTGGTGGCACAGGCAGAAGTTATCATGCTGATCTAAATGCTGCGAATCGTCGGCGGCGATCGCATTATCTGCTTGAAGCCGGATGGAGAGCAGACAATGCCATCCAAGGTTTAGGGCGATCGCACAGAACCAACCAAGCATCTGCGCCCGTGTTCAGACCAGTCACGACGAACGTTATAGGTGAACGCCGATTCATCAGCACTATTGCTCGACGGCTGGATAGCTTGGGCGCTCTGACTCGTGGTCAACGGCAGACGGGTGGCAATGGGATATTTGAAGCTAAGGATAACCTAGAATCTCAGTATGCAGAGTATGCCTTGTACGAACTGTTCAAGCAAATATTTCAAGGTCGATTTTACGAAGTATCTTTGGGGAAATTCGAGCAAATGACGGGTTTATCGCTGACTTCCCACGAAGGCGGGATGAAGATCGACTTGCCCCCATTACGGCAATTCCTTAATCGGCTGCTGGCTTTACGCATCGATATGCAAAACACCATTTTCGAGCGTTTTGAGTTGTTGCTAAGTCAACAGATTGAAGCAGCGATCGCGGCAGGGGTCTATGAGATGGGTGTAGAGACACTCCGGGCTGAACGCTTTGCTGTTGAGAGCCAGGAAGCTGTGTACACTCATGCTCAAACTGGTAGCGTCACCAATTACTTGAAAGTCGAACGCACCCAGAAGAACAACATTAAAACTGCTGACGAGATGTTAGAGTTCGCCACTCAATATCAAGGACGGCTCATGATCAACTCCAAGTCAGGCAATGCTGCTGTGTCAATTCCGACACATAGTATCTATGACGCTGATGGTGGTGTTGTACCAAGAGTGTTACTCGTCCGTCCCCAAAAAGAAACCCGTATACCAGTCAAGGATTTAGAATCTTCCACTTGGAAAGCGGTTTGTGTCGATGCGTTCGTCGCAGGGTGGTCTACTGAAGTAGACGCATTGCCCAAGTTCACTACCGATTATCTGCACTTAGTCACCGGTATTTTGTTGCCCATTTGGAAAATCTTGCCGCAGCACAATAGCCGAGTCTTCCGCTTGCAAACCAGCGATGGACAAAAGATTCTCGGTCGGGTAGTAAATGCTCAGGATATCCAGTCGGTGGCTGAACAACTCGGACTCAAGAACAAGCTATTAAGCCCACAGGAGTTAGTCTCTTTAGTGCTAAACGAAGGCTATTCCCAGCAGTTACCGGGTGGCGTAACTTTACGGCGTTCTTATATTGCCGCAGAACCTCGTATAGAGTTGGTTAATGCTATCTCACTGGCAGAGCGGCTTTTAGCTGCTGGATGTTTCACCGAGATCATCAACTGGAAAAAGCGGGTATTCATTCCGGTTTCAGACAAAGCACCAGCTATTCTAGCGGCTGTGATTGAAATCTTGGGATAA
- a CDS encoding RpoD/SigA family RNA polymerase sigma factor encodes MSSLSSDMVRIYLQEIGKYPLLKPDEEIAYARLVQEMIAIEQSKNELTQQLEREPTMTELANTVEKTETQVRSALHLGQKAKQKMVTANLRLVVSVAKKYQNRNLEFLDLIQEGAIGLQRGIEKFDPNRGYRLSTYAYWWISQAITRAIAEQSRTIRLPVHLTDILNKIKKVQRESFQKLGRHATAEEIAKSLNLSTDKLREYLAASRTAISLNKQVGDEQETELGEILADVGVSPEKLLTQELLSQDVAKFLEPLTPIQRQVLTLSFGLDNDQHFNLAQIGQQLNLSRERIRQIQVKAISILRHRQNDIQEYLFE; translated from the coding sequence ATGTCCAGCCTGAGTTCAGACATGGTTCGCATCTATTTACAAGAAATTGGTAAGTATCCTCTATTAAAACCAGACGAGGAAATTGCTTATGCAAGACTTGTACAAGAAATGATTGCCATTGAGCAATCTAAAAATGAACTCACTCAACAGCTAGAGCGTGAACCAACAATGACAGAATTAGCCAACACTGTTGAAAAAACCGAAACACAAGTCAGATCAGCACTACACCTTGGTCAAAAGGCTAAACAAAAAATGGTGACAGCTAACCTGCGGCTGGTAGTATCTGTTGCCAAGAAATACCAGAACCGGAATTTGGAATTCTTAGATTTGATCCAAGAAGGAGCAATCGGTTTACAAAGGGGTATAGAAAAGTTTGATCCCAATCGGGGTTATAGACTCTCAACTTACGCCTACTGGTGGATTAGTCAAGCTATAACAAGAGCAATTGCAGAACAATCCCGCACTATTAGATTGCCTGTTCATCTCACTGACATACTTAATAAAATCAAGAAAGTGCAGCGAGAAAGCTTTCAAAAACTTGGCCGCCATGCCACTGCTGAAGAAATCGCAAAATCATTAAACCTAAGCACAGATAAGCTTCGAGAATATCTTGCCGCTTCTCGTACAGCTATCTCTTTAAATAAACAAGTTGGAGATGAGCAAGAGACAGAGTTGGGCGAAATTTTAGCAGACGTTGGTGTTTCACCAGAAAAACTGCTCACCCAAGAACTTTTATCCCAAGATGTGGCTAAATTCTTAGAACCACTAACACCTATACAGCGTCAAGTGTTGACTTTAAGCTTTGGGCTTGATAACGATCAGCATTTCAATCTCGCTCAGATTGGGCAACAGCTAAATCTTAGCCGAGAAAGGATTCGTCAAATCCAGGTCAAAGCTATAAGTATTCTCCGCCATCGACAAAACGACATACAAGAGTATTTATTTGAATGA